In Acidobacteriota bacterium, the DNA window TTCCAACCAGTAGGAACGCGCTCCTCGGAGGCCGGACCTTCAGGTCCGGCGGACATGCCGGGTCTAAAGACCCGGCCTCCGAAGGCACGCACAGGCCTCATTGTATGTAGACAATTTGTCTATAGACACGCTACACTGATGGCATGGCTCGACCCGACCCGACTGACTTCCTGCCGCTGAAGACTGATGCGGCCTTTGTGCTCATGGCGCTGGAGGCGCGCGCCCTGCATGGCTACGCAATCATTGGTGATGTGGCCGAACGGTCAGCCGGCGATGTGCAACTCCAGACCGGCGCGCTCTATCGCACGTTGCGCCGCCTCCTGGCCGACGGACTGATCACGGAATGTGATCGCCCCTCCGGCGAATCAAGCGCCGACGAGCGCCGGCGGTACTACCGCACCACCCCGCTCGGCCGCGCCACCCTCGAAGCCGATCTCGCCAGGATGACGCGACTGGTGAAGGCCGCCCAGTCCGCGCGGCACAGAAACCCCCGCCTGGCATGATCCCGCTCCTCTATCGCCTGCTTCTGCGGTTCTATCCGCGCGAGTTTCGGGATCGCTTCGGCGAGGAATTCCTGGACACCGCACGCGCGATGGACCGAGGGGCCGCACGACGCCCCTGGCGCGCCGTGCGTGACGCGGTGTCGACCGCCATGGCGGTCAGGGCGGATCTCCGCCAGGAGCGCGCGGACTCACTCTCTGGGAGGAGCATACGCGTGAATAACCTGTTGACCGACGCCCGCTTCGCACTTCGCGGCCTGCGTCGCGAGCCGCGCTTCTCGTTGTTCGTCGTAGCTACGCTCGCGGTGGCGATCGGCGCAAACGCCACCCTCCTGGGTCTGGCCGATCGACTGATCTTCAGGGGCCCAGAGGCCATTGCGCACCCGGCCGGCGTCATGAGGGTGCAAATTGCGGCGCAGCCTCCCAATCGCCCACCGGTCGCCACATTCACGATGGGACACGTGTTATTCGCCGGGATTCGTGATCGCGCTGGAAACGGCGTGCGCGCCACCAGCTACGCGCTGAATCAGGCGACGCTCGGCCGGGGAGGCAGCGCCCGGCCGCTGCAGTTGGGCTACGCATCACCGGAGTTCTTCGACCTGCTCGGCACCACATCCGCGCGCGGGCGCCTGCTGAACGCAGGCGACGACAACGGCGCCGCGGGCGGCGGCTCGGTCGTCATCAGCTATCCACTGTGGCAGCGTGAATTTGGCGGAGACGCCGGCGTCGTTGGGCAATCGTTGGTCATCGACGACGTCGCGCGCACGGTCGTGGGGGTGACCGCGCGAGGATTTACCGGCGCGGAGCTGGGGCCTGTGGACGCATGGCTGCCCATCAGCATCGTGAACGCCAGGACCACACCGCAGTGGGCCACGGCATGGAACGCGCAATGGCTTCACACGCTCGTGCGGATGCCGAAGGGCATCGGACGCGAACAGGTCGAGGCCGACCTGACGAACGTCCTGCGAAGCAGTTATACGGGTAAGAGCC includes these proteins:
- a CDS encoding helix-turn-helix transcriptional regulator, which gives rise to MARPDPTDFLPLKTDAAFVLMALEARALHGYAIIGDVAERSAGDVQLQTGALYRTLRRLLADGLITECDRPSGESSADERRRYYRTTPLGRATLEADLARMTRLVKAAQSARHRNPRLA